From a region of the Zingiber officinale cultivar Zhangliang chromosome 10B, Zo_v1.1, whole genome shotgun sequence genome:
- the LOC122029357 gene encoding villin-5-like isoform X1, whose translation MSRTEARAKNPLAGGLKPKPSSSPHMEVSMKNVDSAFHGVGQKAGLEIWRIENFCPVTVPSSSHGKFFTGDSYIVLKTTALKSGALRHDIHYWLGKDTTQDEAGTAAIKTVELDAALGGRAVQYRELQGHESEKFLSYFKPCIIPQQGGILSGFKHAEINEREHVIRLFVCRGKHVVHVKEVPFARSSLNHDDIFILDTKSKIFQFNGSNSSIQERAKALEVVQYLKDTYHEGKCEMAAVEDGKLMADAEAGEFWGFFGGFAPLPRKAASEDEKKVETFSQKLLRVEKGQPVSVEAESLTRDLLDTNKCYLLDCGTEIYVWMGRNTSLDERKTASSFAEDLLRESIRSHAHFIRVIEGFETVVFRSKFDKWTQTSEVTVTEDGRGKVAALLKRQGLNVKGLTKAAPVKEEPQPYIDCTGNLQVWRVDGKEKTLLSQSDQSKFFSGDCYIFQYAFPGDDKEEYLIGNWFGKKSIEEERAAAVSLTAKMLESLKLQAVQARFNEGKEPLFFFCIFQSFMSFKGGLSSGYKNFVAENEIPDETYSKDGIALFRVQGSGPENMQAIQVEPVASSLNSSYCYILHSEDTVFTWSGGLSISVDQELAERLLDLIKPNMPAKPQKEGTESEQFWSILGGKSEYPSQKMSKEQENDPHLFSCTFSKGTLKVTEIFNFAQDDLLTEDIFILDCRSDIFVWVGQQVDSKTRMQAVNIGEKFIEQDYLLQNISPETPLYIIMEGSEPQFFTRFFSWDSSKTAIHGNSFLKKLAIVKDGITPTSDKPKRRVTPAHSGRSSVPEKSQRSRSMSFSPERVRVRGRSPAFSALAANFENTNARNLSTPPPVVRKLFPKSGSPDSTTVAPKSAAVANLSSSFELPKEVKIPKSLKENKAEVDPKESITGVSDRIEVLTIQEDAKEGEAEDEEGLPIFPYERLKTTSTDPVTEIDVTKRETYLSSVEFKEKFGMSREAFFKLPKWKQNRLKIALQLF comes from the exons ATGTCGAGAACTGAGGCTCGGGCTAAG AATCCTCTTGCTGGTGGCTTGAAGCCAAAACCAAGCAGTTCTCCACATATGGAAGTCTCCATGAAAAATGTTGATTCAGCTTTTCATGGAGTTGGGCAAAAAGC TGGACTGGAGATATGGCGTATTGAGAACTTTTGCCCAGTCACTGTACCAAGTTCTTCACATGGAAAGTTCTTCACTGGAGATTCATACATAGTTTTGAAG ACAACTGCCTTAAAAAGTGGTGCTCTTCGTCATGATATCCACTACTGGCTTGGAAAAGATACCACTCAG GATGAAGCTGGAACTGCTGCAATTAAAACTGTAGAGCTAGATGCAGCCTTGGGGGGTCGTGCTGTTCAATATCGTGAATTACAAGGCCATGAGAGCGAGAAGTTCTTGTCTTATTTCAAGCCATGTATAATACCACAACAAGGTGGCATCTTATCTGGTTTTAAGCATGCTGAGATCAATGAGAGAGAGCATGTTATTCGTTTATTTGTTTGCAGAGGAAAACATGTTGTCCATGTCAAGGAG GTACCATTCGCTCGGTCATCTCTGAATCATGATGACATATTCATACTGGATACGAAGTCCAAAATTTTCCAATTTAATGGATCTAATTCCTCTATTCAAGAGAGAGCCAAAGCACTTGAAGTTGTACAATATCTCAAGGATACTTACCATGAGGGGAAGTGTGAAATGGCAGCTGTTG AGGACGGTAAGTTGATGGCTGATGCTGAAGCCGGAGAGTTTTGGGGATTTTTTGGTGGCTTTGCTCCTCTTCCAAGAAAAGCAGCATCTGAGGACGAGAAAAAAGTTGAGACTTTTTCCCAAAAATTGCTAAG AGTTGAGAAAGGACAACCTGTATCTGTTGAAGCTGAATCATTGACAAGGGATTTGTTGGACACAAATAAATGCTATTTATTAGATTGTGGAACTGAAATTTATGTATGGATGGGAAGAAATACATCTCTTGATGAGAGGAAAACTGCATCTTCTTTTGCAGAA GATTTATTGCGTGAGTCTATCAGATCACATGCTCATTTTATTCGGGTCATTGAAGGTTTTGAGACTGTAGTATTTCGCTCAAAGTTTGATAAATGGACTCAGACAAGTGAAGTTACTGTAACTGAGGATGGCAGAGGCAAAGTTGCAG CACTTCTTAAACGCCAAGGACTGAATGTTAAGGGTCTCACAAAAGCTGCTCCTGTGAAAGAAGAACCTCAACCATACATTGACTGTACTGGAAATTTACAG GTCTGGCGTGTTGATGGCAAAGAAAAGACCCTTCTTTCTCAATCTGATCAATCGAAGTTTTTTAGTGGGGATTGCTATATTTTCCAGTATGCATTTCCCGGGGATGATAAAGAGGAATATCTCATTGGCAATTGGTTTGGGAAGAAAAGCATAGAG GAGGAGAGAGCTGCAGCAGTATCACTTACTGCAAAGATGCTGGAATCTTTAAAGTTACAGGCTGTTCAG GCTCGGTTTAATGAAGGAAAGGAACCTCTGTTCTTCTTCTGTATTTTCCAAAGCTTCATGTCCTTCAAG GGTGGTCTTAGTTCTGGGTACAAGAATTTTGTGGCTGAAAATGAGATTCCTGATGAGACTTATTCAAAGGATGGCATTGCACTTTTCCGAGTTCAAGGATCTGGACCAGAAAATATGCAAGCAATTCAAGTTGAACCT GTAGCATCATCTTTGAATTCATCGTACTGTTATATACTGCATAGTGAGGATACTGTTTTCACATGGTCTGGAGGCCTAAGCATCTCTGTGGACCAAGAGCTAGCTGAGAGACTGCTTGATCTGATTAAG CCAAACATGCCAGCAAAACCACAAAAAGAGGGAACAGAATCTGAACAGTTCTGGAGTATACTGGGAGGAAAATCTGAATACCCTAGTCAGAAAATGTCAAAAGAACAAGAAAATGACCCTCACTTGTTCTCATGTACATTCTCAAAAG gcaccttgaag GTGACAGAGATTTTCAACTTTGCCCAGGATGATTTGCTGACAGAAGATATATTTATTCTCGACTGTCGTTCAGATATTTTTGTTTGGGTAGGGCAGCAGGTTGACTCAAAAACCAGAATGCAAGCTGTAAACATAGGAGAG AAATTCATTGAACAAGACTATCTTCTGCAAAATATTTCTCCAGAAACACCGCTGTACATAATAATGGAAGGGAGTGAGCCTCAATTTTTCACTCGCTTTTTTTCTTGGGACTCATCAAAAACAGCA ATACATGGTAATTCGTTCCTGAAGAAGCTAGCAATTGTGAAGGATGGAATAACTCCAACATCAGAT AAGCCCAAGAGGCGAGTGACACCGGCACATAGTGGGCGTTCTAGTGTGCCTGAAAAATCTCAGCGCTCAAGAAGCATGTCCTTCAGTCCTGAGCGCGTTAGAGTTAGGGGAAGATCCCCTGCATTTAGTGCATTAGCAGCTAACTTTGAGAACACCAATGCAAGGAATCTGTCAACTCCTCCTCCAGTGGTTAGAAAACTTTTCCCAAAATCTGGTTCACCGGATTCGACAACAGTAGCTCCAAAATCAGCTGCTGTCGCCAACCTCTCTTCTTCATTTGAACTTCCAAAGGAAGTAAAGATACCAAAATCATTAAAAG AGAACAAAGCTGAAGTTGATCCCAAGGAGAGTATCACTGGTGTTAGTGATAGAATTGAAGTGCTCACAATACAAGAAGATGCAAAGGAGGGCGAAGCAGAAGATGAAGAGGGGCTCCCGATATTCCCTTATGAACGATTGAAAACTACTTCTACAGATCCTGTTACTGAAATTGATGTGACCAAGCGAGAG ACTTATTTATCCTCGGTCGAGTTCAAAGAGAAATTTGGCATGTCAAGGGAGGCCTTCTTCAAATTACCCAAGTGGAAACAAAACAGACTTAAAATAGCTCTCCAGTTGTTCTAG
- the LOC122029358 gene encoding plasma membrane ATPase 4-like, whose product MAGEKAISLEQIKNETVDLERIPIEEVFEQLKCTKEGLTTDEGANRLQIFGPNKLEEKKESKILKFLGFMWNPLSWVMEMAAIMAIVLANGDHKAPDWQDFIGIIVLLVINSTISFMEENNAGNAAAALMASLAPKTKVLRDGHWSEQDAAILVPGDIISIKLGDIIPADARLLEGDPLKIDQSALTGESLPVTKNPGDEVFSGSTCKQGEIEAIVIATGVHTFFGKAAHLVDSTNQVGHFQKVLTAIGNFCICSIAVGMVIEIIVMYPIQHRRYRDGIDNLLVLLIGGIPIAMPTVLSVTMAIGSHRLSEQGAITKRMTAIEEMAGMDVLCSDKTGTLTLNKLSIDKLLIEVFTKGVDKEHVVLLAARASRTENQDAIDAAMVGMLADPKEARAGIREVHFLPFNPVDKRTALTYIDDNDNWHRVSKGAPEQILNLCNCKEDVRTKVHSVIDKYAERGLRSLAIARQEVPEKSKESAGAPWQFVGLLPLFDPPRHDSAETIRRALNLGVNVKMITGDQLAIAKETGRRLGMGTNMYPSSTLLGQDKDASIAALPVDELIEKADGFAGVFPEHKYEIVKKLQARKHICGMTGDGVNDAPALKKADIGIAVADATDAARSASDIVLTEPGLSVIISAVLTSRAIFQRMKNYTIYAVSITIRIVLGFMLIALIWKFDFSPFMVLIIAILNDGTIMTISKDRVKPSPLPDSWKLKEIFATGIVLGSYLALMTVLFFWAMKSTNFFKHAFGVRSLRDSSDEMMAALYLQVSIVSQALIFVTRSRSWCFLERPGLLLVSAFIIAQLVATLIAVYADWGFAKIKGIGWGWAGVIWLYSILTFFPLDWFKFATRYILSGKAWDNLLNNKIAFTTKKDYGKEEREAQWALAQRTLHGLQPPESTNLFHDNNGYRELSEIAEQAKRRAEIARLRELHTLKGHVESVVKLKGLDIDTIQQHYTV is encoded by the exons ATGGCCGGCGAGAAAGCGATCAGCTTGGAGCAGATCAAGAACGAGACCGTCGACCTT GAACGGATTCCCATAGAAGAGGTGTTCGAGCAGCTGAAATGCACCAAAGAAGGTCTAACTACGGACGAAGGAGCCAATCGGCTCCAAATCTTCGGTCCAAACAAGCTCGAAGAGAAAAag GAAAGTAAGATTCTCAAGTTCTTGGGCTTCATGTGGAACCCCCTTTCGTGGGTCATGGAGATGGCTGCCATCATGGCCATCGTCTTGGCCAACGGAGACCACAAGGCACCGGATTGGCAAGACTTCATCGGCATCATCGTACTCCTCGTCATCAACTCCACTATCAGCTTTATGGAAGAAAATAATGCCGGTAACGCCGCCGCCGCACTAATGGCCAGCCTCGCCCCGAAGACGAAG GTTCTTAGAGATGGCCACTGGAGTGAACAGGACGCGGCAATTCTTGTGCCAGGTGACATAATTAGCATCAAACTTGGCGATATAATCCCAGCTGATGCACGTCTGCTCGAAGGGGATCCGCTGAAGATTGATCAATCCGCTTTAACTGGAGAATCTCTCCCGGTTACCAAGAATCCAGGAGACGAAGTGTTCTCTGGTTCAACTTGCAAGCAGGGTGAAATAGAGGCCATTGTCATTGCCACTGGAGTTCATACCTTCTTCGGAAAGGCAGCACATCTCGTAGACAGCACGAACCAAGTTGGGCACTTCCAGAAGGTGCTGACGGCCATTGGTAACTTCTGTATCTGCTCCATTGCAGTCGGCATGGTCATTGAGATCATCGTCATGTATCCAATCCAGCACAGAAGATATAGAGATGGTATTGATAATCTATTGGTCCTCTTGATTGGAGGTATCCCGATTGCCATGCCAACAGTCCTGTCTGTGACCATGGCTATTGGATCACACAGACTATCTGAACAAGGTGCTATCACAAAGAGAATGACCGCGATAGAGGAGATGGCTGGCATGGATGTCCTCTGCAGCGATAAAACAGGGACATTAACTCTCAACAAATTGAGCATCGACAAACTTCTTATTGAGGTTTTCACAAAAGGGGTGGATAAGGAGCATGTGGTCCTATTGGCAGCAAGAGCATCAAGAACAGAGAATCAGGATGCTATTGATGCTGCCATGGTGGGGATGCTTGCAGACCCAAAGGAG GCGAGAGCAGGTATTAGAGAAGTACATTTTCTTCCCTTCAATCCTGTGGACAAAAGAACTGCTCTCACCTATATTGATGACAATGACAATTGGCATCGTGTAAGTAAAGGTGCACCTGAGCAG ATTTTGAACCTTTGCAACTGCAAAGAAGATGTCAGAACTAAGGTGCATTCAGTAATTGATAAATATGCTGAACGTGGGCTGCGATCACTAGCTATTGCTAGACAG GAAGTTCCAGAGAAATCCAAAGAGAGTGCAGGGGCACCATGGCAATTTGTAGGGTTGTTACCTCTTTTTGATCCTCCAAGACATGACAGTGCCGAAACTATCCGCAGAGCCCTCAACCTTGGCGTTAATGTCAAAATGATCACAG GTGATCAGCTTGCTATTGCAAAGGAGACAGGGCGGAGACTTGGTATGGGAACAAATATGTATCCTTCTTCTACTTTGCTCGGCCAAGACAAGGATGCATCAATTGCTGCACTCCCTGTGGATGAATTGATAGAGAAGGCTGATGGATTTGCAGGAGTTTTCCCAG AACACAAGTATGAGATTGTGAAGAAGTTGCAGGCGAGGAAGCACATATGTGGGATGACAGGTGATGGAGTGAATGATGCCCCTGCTTTGAAGAAGGCTGATATTGGTATTGCTGTTGCCGATGCAACAGATGCTGCCAGAAGTGCTTCTGATATTGTTCTTACTGAACCTGGTCTTAGTGTCATCATTAGTGCTGTGCTTACTAGCAGAGCTATTTTCCAGAGGATGAAGAATTATACC ATTTATGCTGTCTCTATCACTATACGGATTGTT CTTGGTTTTATGCTTATTGCGCTCATATGGAAATTTGACTTCTCGCCATTCATGGTTTTAATTATCGCCATCCTAAATGACG GTACAATCATGACTATTTCGAAAGATAGAGTGAAGCCATCTCCATTGCCTGACAGTTGGAAGTTGAAAGAAATATTTGCTACAGGAATTGTTCTCGGCAGTTATTTGGCACTGATGACAGTCCTATTCTTTTGGGCCATGAAAAGCACCAACTTTTTCAAA CATGCATTCGGAGTTAGATCACTGAGGGACAGCAGTGATGAAATGATGGCTGCTCTATACCTCCAAGTCAGTATTGTTAGTCAAGCTCTTATATTTGTTACACGGTCACGCAGCTGGTGCTTTCTTGAGCGCCCAGGACTCCTCCTAGTCAGTGCCTTTATCATTGCACAGCTT GTTGCAACCCTCATAGCTGTCTATGCCGACTGGGGTTTCGCTAAAATCAAAGGTATAGGTTGGGGATGGGCTGGAGTTATCTGGCTTTACAGCATTCTTACCTTCTTCCCTCTGGATTGGTTTAAATTTGCCACCCGCTACATTCTAAGTGGAAAAGCTTGGGATAACCTTCTCAACAATAAA ATTGCTTTCACTACTAAGAAAGATTATGGTAAGGAAGAAAGGGAAGCTCAATGGGCTCTGGCACAGAGGACACTGCATGGACTCCAACCTCCAGAATCCACTAACCTTTTCCACGATAACAATGGCTACAGAGAACTATCAGAAATTGCTGAACAAGCCAAACGTCGAGCTGAGATCGCAAG GCTTCGTGAACTGCACACTTTGAAGGGACATGTTGAATCAGTGGTGAAGCTCAAAGGTCTTGACATTGACACAATCCAACAACACTACACTGTATAA
- the LOC122029357 gene encoding villin-5-like isoform X2 produces the protein MEVSMKNVDSAFHGVGQKAGLEIWRIENFCPVTVPSSSHGKFFTGDSYIVLKTTALKSGALRHDIHYWLGKDTTQDEAGTAAIKTVELDAALGGRAVQYRELQGHESEKFLSYFKPCIIPQQGGILSGFKHAEINEREHVIRLFVCRGKHVVHVKEVPFARSSLNHDDIFILDTKSKIFQFNGSNSSIQERAKALEVVQYLKDTYHEGKCEMAAVEDGKLMADAEAGEFWGFFGGFAPLPRKAASEDEKKVETFSQKLLRVEKGQPVSVEAESLTRDLLDTNKCYLLDCGTEIYVWMGRNTSLDERKTASSFAEDLLRESIRSHAHFIRVIEGFETVVFRSKFDKWTQTSEVTVTEDGRGKVAALLKRQGLNVKGLTKAAPVKEEPQPYIDCTGNLQVWRVDGKEKTLLSQSDQSKFFSGDCYIFQYAFPGDDKEEYLIGNWFGKKSIEEERAAAVSLTAKMLESLKLQAVQARFNEGKEPLFFFCIFQSFMSFKGGLSSGYKNFVAENEIPDETYSKDGIALFRVQGSGPENMQAIQVEPVASSLNSSYCYILHSEDTVFTWSGGLSISVDQELAERLLDLIKPNMPAKPQKEGTESEQFWSILGGKSEYPSQKMSKEQENDPHLFSCTFSKGTLKVTEIFNFAQDDLLTEDIFILDCRSDIFVWVGQQVDSKTRMQAVNIGEKFIEQDYLLQNISPETPLYIIMEGSEPQFFTRFFSWDSSKTAIHGNSFLKKLAIVKDGITPTSDKPKRRVTPAHSGRSSVPEKSQRSRSMSFSPERVRVRGRSPAFSALAANFENTNARNLSTPPPVVRKLFPKSGSPDSTTVAPKSAAVANLSSSFELPKEVKIPKSLKENKAEVDPKESITGVSDRIEVLTIQEDAKEGEAEDEEGLPIFPYERLKTTSTDPVTEIDVTKRETYLSSVEFKEKFGMSREAFFKLPKWKQNRLKIALQLF, from the exons ATGGAAGTCTCCATGAAAAATGTTGATTCAGCTTTTCATGGAGTTGGGCAAAAAGC TGGACTGGAGATATGGCGTATTGAGAACTTTTGCCCAGTCACTGTACCAAGTTCTTCACATGGAAAGTTCTTCACTGGAGATTCATACATAGTTTTGAAG ACAACTGCCTTAAAAAGTGGTGCTCTTCGTCATGATATCCACTACTGGCTTGGAAAAGATACCACTCAG GATGAAGCTGGAACTGCTGCAATTAAAACTGTAGAGCTAGATGCAGCCTTGGGGGGTCGTGCTGTTCAATATCGTGAATTACAAGGCCATGAGAGCGAGAAGTTCTTGTCTTATTTCAAGCCATGTATAATACCACAACAAGGTGGCATCTTATCTGGTTTTAAGCATGCTGAGATCAATGAGAGAGAGCATGTTATTCGTTTATTTGTTTGCAGAGGAAAACATGTTGTCCATGTCAAGGAG GTACCATTCGCTCGGTCATCTCTGAATCATGATGACATATTCATACTGGATACGAAGTCCAAAATTTTCCAATTTAATGGATCTAATTCCTCTATTCAAGAGAGAGCCAAAGCACTTGAAGTTGTACAATATCTCAAGGATACTTACCATGAGGGGAAGTGTGAAATGGCAGCTGTTG AGGACGGTAAGTTGATGGCTGATGCTGAAGCCGGAGAGTTTTGGGGATTTTTTGGTGGCTTTGCTCCTCTTCCAAGAAAAGCAGCATCTGAGGACGAGAAAAAAGTTGAGACTTTTTCCCAAAAATTGCTAAG AGTTGAGAAAGGACAACCTGTATCTGTTGAAGCTGAATCATTGACAAGGGATTTGTTGGACACAAATAAATGCTATTTATTAGATTGTGGAACTGAAATTTATGTATGGATGGGAAGAAATACATCTCTTGATGAGAGGAAAACTGCATCTTCTTTTGCAGAA GATTTATTGCGTGAGTCTATCAGATCACATGCTCATTTTATTCGGGTCATTGAAGGTTTTGAGACTGTAGTATTTCGCTCAAAGTTTGATAAATGGACTCAGACAAGTGAAGTTACTGTAACTGAGGATGGCAGAGGCAAAGTTGCAG CACTTCTTAAACGCCAAGGACTGAATGTTAAGGGTCTCACAAAAGCTGCTCCTGTGAAAGAAGAACCTCAACCATACATTGACTGTACTGGAAATTTACAG GTCTGGCGTGTTGATGGCAAAGAAAAGACCCTTCTTTCTCAATCTGATCAATCGAAGTTTTTTAGTGGGGATTGCTATATTTTCCAGTATGCATTTCCCGGGGATGATAAAGAGGAATATCTCATTGGCAATTGGTTTGGGAAGAAAAGCATAGAG GAGGAGAGAGCTGCAGCAGTATCACTTACTGCAAAGATGCTGGAATCTTTAAAGTTACAGGCTGTTCAG GCTCGGTTTAATGAAGGAAAGGAACCTCTGTTCTTCTTCTGTATTTTCCAAAGCTTCATGTCCTTCAAG GGTGGTCTTAGTTCTGGGTACAAGAATTTTGTGGCTGAAAATGAGATTCCTGATGAGACTTATTCAAAGGATGGCATTGCACTTTTCCGAGTTCAAGGATCTGGACCAGAAAATATGCAAGCAATTCAAGTTGAACCT GTAGCATCATCTTTGAATTCATCGTACTGTTATATACTGCATAGTGAGGATACTGTTTTCACATGGTCTGGAGGCCTAAGCATCTCTGTGGACCAAGAGCTAGCTGAGAGACTGCTTGATCTGATTAAG CCAAACATGCCAGCAAAACCACAAAAAGAGGGAACAGAATCTGAACAGTTCTGGAGTATACTGGGAGGAAAATCTGAATACCCTAGTCAGAAAATGTCAAAAGAACAAGAAAATGACCCTCACTTGTTCTCATGTACATTCTCAAAAG gcaccttgaag GTGACAGAGATTTTCAACTTTGCCCAGGATGATTTGCTGACAGAAGATATATTTATTCTCGACTGTCGTTCAGATATTTTTGTTTGGGTAGGGCAGCAGGTTGACTCAAAAACCAGAATGCAAGCTGTAAACATAGGAGAG AAATTCATTGAACAAGACTATCTTCTGCAAAATATTTCTCCAGAAACACCGCTGTACATAATAATGGAAGGGAGTGAGCCTCAATTTTTCACTCGCTTTTTTTCTTGGGACTCATCAAAAACAGCA ATACATGGTAATTCGTTCCTGAAGAAGCTAGCAATTGTGAAGGATGGAATAACTCCAACATCAGAT AAGCCCAAGAGGCGAGTGACACCGGCACATAGTGGGCGTTCTAGTGTGCCTGAAAAATCTCAGCGCTCAAGAAGCATGTCCTTCAGTCCTGAGCGCGTTAGAGTTAGGGGAAGATCCCCTGCATTTAGTGCATTAGCAGCTAACTTTGAGAACACCAATGCAAGGAATCTGTCAACTCCTCCTCCAGTGGTTAGAAAACTTTTCCCAAAATCTGGTTCACCGGATTCGACAACAGTAGCTCCAAAATCAGCTGCTGTCGCCAACCTCTCTTCTTCATTTGAACTTCCAAAGGAAGTAAAGATACCAAAATCATTAAAAG AGAACAAAGCTGAAGTTGATCCCAAGGAGAGTATCACTGGTGTTAGTGATAGAATTGAAGTGCTCACAATACAAGAAGATGCAAAGGAGGGCGAAGCAGAAGATGAAGAGGGGCTCCCGATATTCCCTTATGAACGATTGAAAACTACTTCTACAGATCCTGTTACTGAAATTGATGTGACCAAGCGAGAG ACTTATTTATCCTCGGTCGAGTTCAAAGAGAAATTTGGCATGTCAAGGGAGGCCTTCTTCAAATTACCCAAGTGGAAACAAAACAGACTTAAAATAGCTCTCCAGTTGTTCTAG